From Frateuria aurantia DSM 6220, one genomic window encodes:
- a CDS encoding TIGR02449 family protein produces the protein MSSDSAKLELTALGEQLDKLLALVRRLSEENHSLRLSQEQLNHERAGLMARNEQARVRVEAMIQRLKALEQNG, from the coding sequence ATGAGCAGTGATTCGGCCAAACTGGAACTGACCGCCCTGGGCGAGCAGCTGGACAAGCTGCTGGCGCTGGTCCGGCGCCTCAGCGAAGAAAACCACAGCCTGCGGCTCAGCCAGGAGCAGCTCAACCACGAGCGCGCCGGGCTGATGGCCCGCAATGAGCAGGCGCGCGTCCGGGTCGAGGCCATGATCCAGCGGCTGAAGGCACTGGAACAGAACGGATGA
- the pepQ gene encoding Xaa-Pro dipeptidase, with product MTAQRTPYHEHLDILRQRAGQALERGGFDHLIIAAGRPLRKFADDQDYPFAVNPGFKHWLPLLDAPGSWLVISPGQRPRLIFLQPHDYWHVVPAAPTGDWVEHFDIRIIRQPLEAEAELKALAPQAAILGAAADALPSVIPNNPPAVVAYLDYHRAYKTGYELERMRQASALGTAAHLAAQRAFRAGASELEIHLAYMAAAGQTEPELPYGNIICLNEHSAILHYTQLQKRAPAESRSMLIDAGASAAGYASDITRSHARDTDGEFQSLIEAVDAAERGFAAKVVAGQSYPDLHIHAHHVLAGVLRDHGILRMSPEAAVAQGVSAVFFPHGLGHLIGLQVHDVAGFAPSDHGGHQPPPEGHPYLRMTRGLEPGMVVTIEPGLYFIDMLLAELKTRPVAAQVDWARVEAFRPYGGVRIEDNVLCTESAPENMTRDAFARHLS from the coding sequence ATGACAGCACAGCGCACGCCGTACCATGAGCATCTGGACATACTTCGCCAACGAGCCGGTCAGGCTCTGGAACGGGGCGGCTTCGACCATCTGATCATTGCCGCGGGACGCCCTTTGCGCAAATTCGCCGATGATCAGGACTATCCGTTTGCAGTCAATCCCGGCTTCAAGCACTGGCTGCCGCTACTGGATGCGCCCGGCAGCTGGCTGGTCATCAGCCCCGGTCAGCGCCCGAGGCTGATCTTCCTGCAGCCCCACGACTACTGGCATGTGGTGCCGGCCGCGCCGACCGGCGACTGGGTCGAACACTTCGACATCCGCATCATCCGCCAGCCGCTGGAAGCGGAGGCCGAGCTGAAGGCACTGGCCCCGCAAGCGGCGATCCTGGGAGCCGCTGCCGATGCCTTGCCATCGGTGATCCCCAACAATCCGCCCGCCGTCGTCGCTTATCTGGATTATCACCGGGCCTACAAGACCGGTTACGAGCTGGAGCGGATGCGCCAGGCCTCGGCCCTGGGCACGGCCGCCCATCTCGCGGCCCAGCGCGCCTTTCGCGCCGGCGCCAGCGAGCTGGAAATCCATCTGGCCTATATGGCCGCCGCCGGTCAGACCGAGCCGGAGCTTCCCTACGGCAATATCATCTGCCTCAACGAGCACAGCGCCATTCTGCATTACACCCAGCTGCAGAAACGCGCACCAGCCGAATCGCGCTCGATGCTGATCGACGCCGGTGCCAGCGCCGCCGGTTATGCCTCGGACATCACCCGCAGCCATGCCCGCGATACCGACGGGGAGTTCCAGTCCCTGATCGAGGCCGTCGATGCCGCCGAACGCGGCTTCGCCGCCAAGGTGGTCGCCGGCCAGAGTTATCCGGATCTGCATATCCATGCCCATCACGTGCTGGCCGGCGTGCTGCGCGATCACGGCATCCTGCGCATGAGTCCGGAAGCGGCGGTGGCACAAGGCGTCAGCGCGGTGTTTTTCCCGCATGGCCTGGGCCATCTGATCGGACTGCAGGTGCATGATGTGGCAGGCTTCGCGCCCAGCGACCATGGCGGCCATCAGCCGCCGCCGGAGGGCCACCCCTACCTGCGAATGACTCGTGGGCTGGAGCCTGGCATGGTGGTCACCATCGAGCCCGGCCTGTACTTCATCGACATGCTGCTGGCCGAACTGAAGACTCGCCCGGTCGCGGCACAGGTGGACTGGGCCCGGGTCGAGGCCTTCCGCCCCTATGGCGGGGTGCGGATCGAAGACAATGTGCTCTGCACCGAAAGCGCACCGGAGAACATGACGCGCGATGCCTTTGCCCGTCATCTCTCCTGA
- a CDS encoding UPF0149 family protein — translation MNTEPMIGYDELADALARLRLGTDPAEFHGSLSGFLAGGAKPVGQTLLEALRLDAAGEIDRAAQDDAVLLDMMRQTEASLADPELGFEPLQPADDRPLADRADAVAGWCRGFLGGFGLSGAASHGQLSEEAQEILRDLATIAGSEFDFGDASEDEDALIEVFEFVRVGAMLLHAEVASLGRNLSGSVH, via the coding sequence GTGAACACCGAACCGATGATCGGCTACGACGAATTGGCCGATGCGCTGGCCCGGCTGCGGCTGGGTACCGATCCGGCCGAATTCCATGGCTCGCTCAGCGGCTTTCTGGCCGGTGGTGCCAAGCCGGTAGGGCAGACCCTGCTGGAGGCCTTGCGCCTGGATGCGGCCGGTGAAATCGACAGGGCGGCGCAGGACGATGCCGTGCTGCTGGACATGATGCGTCAGACCGAGGCCTCGCTGGCCGATCCCGAGCTGGGCTTCGAGCCGTTGCAGCCGGCCGATGACCGTCCCTTGGCGGATCGTGCCGATGCGGTGGCCGGTTGGTGCCGGGGATTTCTGGGTGGTTTCGGCCTGTCCGGTGCGGCTTCGCACGGACAGCTGTCGGAGGAGGCCCAGGAAATCCTGCGTGATCTGGCCACCATCGCCGGCAGCGAATTCGATTTCGGCGATGCCAGCGAAGACGAGGATGCCCTGATCGAGGTCTTCGAATTCGTTCGCGTGGGCGCCATGCTGCTGCATGCCGAAGTGGCCAGCCTCGGCCGCAACCTGAGCGGCAGCGTGCATTGA
- a CDS encoding enoyl-CoA hydratase-related protein, which produces MTERVDCEVVNGIARVTLARPERHNGMDLAMLDQMRRIQRSLRRRRDVRAVVLSGAGPSFCAGLDFQSVTSRRADLFRLAASLWLPWRNALQAWGLGWRQLPFPVLAAIHGHCHGAGLQLALGADIRVTAADAELSFMEARWGLIPDMGGAGPGAGPAASRSGAGAGMERSSDPRR; this is translated from the coding sequence GTGACCGAACGCGTGGATTGCGAAGTGGTGAATGGTATCGCCCGGGTGACGCTGGCGCGGCCGGAGCGGCACAACGGCATGGATCTGGCGATGCTGGACCAGATGCGGCGGATCCAGCGATCACTGCGGCGGCGTCGCGATGTGCGGGCCGTGGTGCTGTCCGGAGCCGGGCCCTCGTTCTGCGCCGGTCTGGATTTCCAGTCGGTGACGAGTCGACGGGCCGATCTGTTCCGGTTGGCGGCCAGTCTGTGGCTGCCCTGGCGCAATGCCTTGCAGGCCTGGGGACTGGGCTGGCGGCAGCTGCCGTTCCCGGTGCTGGCGGCGATCCATGGCCACTGCCATGGGGCGGGTCTGCAGCTGGCGCTGGGCGCGGATATCCGGGTGACTGCCGCCGATGCCGAGCTGTCCTTCATGGAGGCACGCTGGGGTCTGATTCCCGATATGGGGGGGGCTGGCCCTGGTGCGGGACCTGCTGCGTCCCGATCTGGCGCTGGAGCTGGTATGGAGCGGTCGAGTGATCCGAGGCGATGA
- a CDS encoding 5-formyltetrahydrofolate cyclo-ligase — protein sequence MNAAERGEIRRLFDLQRKQLPPRERIIAAQGLRQSLEQLPDFLTDVRVGGYWAVHGEIPLNLAIAGLASRGQQFWLPVLQPGPSMRFARWATGDAIVSNRFGIPEPEQQGSLIEAQALDLILVPLLAFDRRGYRLGYGGGYYDRVLAERRPPDEGGPLLVGVGYAFQGLEQIEPAPWDLRLDYVATDQELIECQPVSHHESETP from the coding sequence GTGAATGCCGCCGAGCGAGGCGAGATTCGCCGCCTCTTCGACCTGCAGCGCAAGCAATTGCCGCCGCGCGAACGGATCATCGCCGCGCAAGGTCTGCGCCAGAGTCTGGAACAGTTGCCGGATTTTCTCACCGATGTGCGGGTGGGCGGCTACTGGGCCGTCCATGGCGAAATCCCCTTGAACCTCGCCATCGCCGGGCTTGCCTCGCGTGGGCAGCAGTTCTGGCTGCCCGTGCTGCAGCCCGGTCCGTCGATGCGCTTCGCGCGCTGGGCCACTGGTGATGCCATCGTCAGCAACCGTTTCGGCATCCCCGAACCTGAACAGCAGGGTTCGCTGATCGAAGCCCAGGCGCTGGATCTCATCCTGGTGCCCTTGCTGGCTTTTGATCGACGCGGCTACCGGCTGGGCTATGGCGGTGGCTACTATGACCGGGTACTGGCCGAGCGCCGCCCACCCGACGAAGGCGGACCGTTGCTGGTCGGCGTCGGCTATGCTTTCCAGGGACTGGAACAGATCGAACCCGCGCCCTGGGATCTGCGTCTGGACTATGTCGCCACCGATCAGGAACTGATCGAATGCCAGCCGGTCAGCCACCACGAGTCTGAAACCCCATGA
- a CDS encoding outer membrane protein: MYKKLLAVAVLAAVGATAVPAVFAQDNIQPADQNALNQPLPNAKGGWYIDLGAGAAMSGISNGYKGTSYAGSLSGGYLFPVSPDLSVGPELGYVYLGHQTPGIGYGNNYRSGGNYVNGRDGEARSRGITFGANLRLNLTPGWYMTLHGGLYDAHGEGLNTITEAPSVVRFNNNLGYYIGVGTGWDISRHWSVGATADYYRVSNGGTGSNNPKTYALDTEVFGVKGEYRF; the protein is encoded by the coding sequence ATGTACAAGAAACTGCTTGCTGTCGCTGTCCTCGCCGCCGTCGGCGCCACCGCCGTCCCGGCCGTCTTCGCCCAGGACAATATCCAGCCCGCCGACCAGAATGCGCTGAACCAGCCCCTGCCCAATGCCAAGGGCGGCTGGTACATCGATCTGGGCGCTGGCGCCGCCATGTCCGGCATCAGCAATGGCTACAAGGGCACCAGCTATGCCGGCTCGCTGAGCGGCGGCTATCTGTTCCCGGTCAGCCCTGATCTGAGTGTCGGTCCCGAGCTGGGCTACGTCTATCTGGGCCACCAGACCCCGGGCATCGGCTACGGCAACAACTACCGTTCGGGCGGCAACTACGTCAACGGCCGTGATGGCGAAGCCCGCTCGCGCGGCATCACCTTCGGTGCCAACCTGCGCCTGAACCTGACCCCCGGCTGGTACATGACCCTGCACGGCGGCCTGTACGACGCGCATGGCGAAGGCCTGAACACCATCACCGAAGCCCCCTCGGTGGTCCGCTTCAACAACAACCTGGGCTATTACATCGGCGTGGGCACCGGCTGGGACATCAGCCGTCACTGGAGCGTGGGCGCCACGGCCGACTACTACCGCGTCAGCAACGGCGGCACCGGAAGCAACAACCCGAAGACCTATGCACTGGATACCGAAGTGTTCGGCGTGAAGGGCGAATACCGCTTCTGA
- the rpiA gene encoding ribose-5-phosphate isomerase RpiA, whose translation MSQDSQKKAAAEAAIRYVEDGMIVGVGTGSTVAHFIEALGPLRDRIEGAVSSSVQSTEHLHRLQIPVLDLNACGTLALYVDGADECDPAKRLIKGGGAALTREKIVAEAARRFVCIIDQSKQVDLLGHHPVPIEVIPMARSLVAREIVRLGGQPVWRDGVVTDNGNWILDIHGWRIADPKALEQQINQIPGVVAVGLFARRPADVVIVGGREVQILS comes from the coding sequence ATGAGTCAGGACAGCCAGAAGAAGGCCGCGGCCGAAGCCGCCATCCGCTATGTCGAGGACGGCATGATCGTCGGTGTCGGCACCGGCAGTACCGTCGCCCATTTCATCGAGGCACTGGGCCCCTTGCGCGACCGCATCGAAGGCGCGGTCTCCAGTTCGGTGCAGTCCACCGAGCACCTGCACCGGCTGCAGATTCCGGTGCTGGATCTCAATGCCTGCGGAACACTGGCCTTGTATGTCGACGGTGCCGACGAATGCGATCCGGCCAAGCGGCTGATCAAGGGCGGCGGAGCCGCCCTCACCCGTGAAAAGATCGTGGCCGAGGCCGCCCGCCGCTTTGTCTGCATCATCGATCAGAGCAAGCAGGTCGACCTGCTGGGCCACCATCCAGTACCGATCGAGGTGATTCCGATGGCCCGCAGCCTGGTCGCCCGTGAAATCGTCCGGCTGGGTGGCCAACCCGTCTGGCGCGACGGCGTGGTGACCGACAACGGCAACTGGATTCTGGATATCCACGGCTGGCGCATTGCCGACCCCAAGGCGCTGGAGCAGCAGATCAACCAGATTCCCGGTGTGGTCGCGGTCGGCCTGTTCGCCCGCCGCCCTGCGGATGTCGTGATCGTCGGCGGCCGCGAAGTGCAGATTCTGAGCTGA
- a CDS encoding EVE domain-containing protein, with protein sequence MNHWLMKSEPDVFSIDDLKTRGKEPWDGVRNYQARNFMRDGMRIGDRIFFYHSNCKVPGIVGIAEVVSEAYPDPSQFDPDSKYFDAGSSRAAPRWMLVDVGYVQTFPRTISLDELKSCPQLADMPLLRKGNRLSVMPVAAGDWQFINGLAGA encoded by the coding sequence ATGAACCATTGGCTGATGAAGTCCGAACCCGATGTGTTTTCGATCGATGATCTGAAAACCCGTGGCAAGGAGCCCTGGGACGGCGTCCGCAATTACCAGGCGCGCAACTTCATGCGCGACGGCATGCGGATCGGCGACAGGATCTTCTTCTACCACTCCAACTGCAAGGTACCCGGCATCGTCGGCATCGCCGAGGTGGTCAGTGAAGCCTATCCCGATCCCTCGCAGTTCGATCCGGACAGCAAGTATTTCGATGCGGGCAGCAGCCGCGCCGCGCCGCGCTGGATGCTGGTGGATGTCGGCTATGTGCAGACCTTCCCGCGCACCATCAGCCTGGATGAGCTGAAGAGCTGTCCGCAACTCGCCGACATGCCCTTGCTGCGCAAGGGCAATCGCCTGTCGGTGATGCCGGTGGCCGCCGGCGACTGGCAATTCATCAACGGACTGGCCGGCGCCTGA
- a CDS encoding aminopeptidase P N-terminal domain-containing protein encodes MVEHGRRRRQLMQMLDADAVVLLAAAPRRVRSGDIEWPYRQDSDFLYLTGYDRPEAVLALLPGRRHGETVLFCRERDPQRERWHGPDLGTEGAVREYGVDDAFPIEDIDDILPGMIEGRGRIHCPFGRDPDFDAQLQGWLDRLRQLRGGGVATKELLALGHLLHDLRLFKSRGELQHIREAVAIASEGIRAAMLASRPGVPEYQLEAAALHAIRMRGAQPAFVPVVASGERGCILHHQAGQDQLDDGELVLVDAGAEIGGYASDLCRSFPVSGRFSESQRALYELVLEAQTAAIDQVRPGRPFESAHQAAVQVLTEGLCRLGLLPGEPALRLAEQAWRRFFPARTCHWLGLDVHDVGDYQVGGASRVLEPGMVLTVEPGLYVPADATDLDPRWRGIGVRVEDVVAVTREAPEVLSARLPRSVEAIEALLASR; translated from the coding sequence ATGGTCGAGCACGGCCGGCGTCGGCGTCAGCTGATGCAGATGCTGGACGCGGACGCTGTGGTCCTGCTGGCGGCCGCGCCGCGTCGTGTCCGCAGTGGCGATATCGAATGGCCTTACCGCCAGGATTCCGACTTTCTGTATCTGACCGGTTATGACCGCCCGGAGGCGGTGCTTGCCCTGTTGCCGGGGCGCCGCCATGGCGAAACGGTGCTGTTCTGCCGCGAGCGCGACCCGCAGCGGGAGCGCTGGCACGGCCCGGACCTCGGTACCGAGGGCGCGGTGCGCGAATACGGGGTGGATGATGCCTTTCCGATCGAGGACATTGACGACATCCTGCCCGGCATGATCGAAGGCCGTGGCCGGATCCATTGCCCTTTCGGGCGCGATCCGGACTTCGATGCGCAGCTGCAGGGCTGGCTGGACCGACTGCGGCAGTTGCGCGGCGGCGGGGTGGCCACCAAGGAGCTGCTGGCGCTGGGACATCTGCTGCACGATCTGCGCCTGTTCAAGTCGCGTGGCGAGCTGCAGCATATTCGCGAGGCGGTCGCGATTGCCTCCGAGGGCATCCGCGCGGCGATGCTGGCTTCCCGTCCCGGGGTGCCGGAATACCAGCTCGAGGCTGCCGCGCTCCATGCCATCCGCATGCGCGGTGCCCAGCCGGCTTTCGTGCCGGTGGTGGCTTCGGGGGAACGCGGCTGCATTCTGCATCACCAGGCCGGCCAGGATCAGCTGGACGATGGCGAGCTGGTGCTGGTCGATGCCGGTGCCGAGATCGGCGGCTACGCCTCGGACCTGTGCCGCAGTTTTCCGGTCAGCGGCCGTTTTTCCGAGTCCCAGCGCGCATTGTACGAGCTGGTACTGGAGGCGCAGACCGCGGCCATCGACCAGGTCAGGCCGGGGCGGCCCTTCGAGTCCGCGCACCAGGCCGCGGTTCAGGTGCTGACCGAGGGCCTGTGCCGACTGGGCCTGCTGCCGGGAGAGCCGGCCCTGCGGCTGGCCGAGCAGGCATGGCGTCGTTTCTTCCCGGCCAGGACCTGCCACTGGCTGGGGCTGGATGTGCATGATGTCGGCGACTATCAGGTTGGCGGCGCTTCGCGGGTGCTGGAGCCGGGCATGGTGCTTACCGTCGAGCCGGGGCTGTATGTACCGGCCGACGCGACGGATCTGGATCCGCGCTGGCGCGGGATCGGGGTCCGGGTCGAGGACGTGGTCGCGGTGACGCGTGAAGCGCCTGAAGTATTGTCGGCCCGGCTGCCTCGCAGCGTCGAGGCCATCGAGGCCTTGCTGGCCTCCCGCTGA
- the tkt gene encoding transketolase — translation MSDRRVLANAVRALAMDAVEAANNGHPGMPMGMADIAEVLWNDFYSHSPNQPKWFNRDRFLLSNGHGSMLQYALLHLSGYDLSINDLKQFRELHSKTPGHPEYNETPGVETTTGPLGQGFANAVGFALAEKTLAGHYNRPGHDIVDHHTFVFLGDGCMMEGVSHEAASLAGTWKLGKLVAIYDDNGISIDGEVHGWFTDDTPKRFEAYGWKVIRDVDGHNPEAIKAALAEAVSGGDQPVLICAKTIIGFGAPHKQGKEESHGSPLGKAEIAAARDELDWRHAPFEIPQEIYAGWDARKAGDERVAKWETAFAAYAQAFPELAAELQQRLSGELPADWSEKSAAYIRQIQAAGGDVATRKASQQAIGAFAPLLPSLFGGSADLAPSNLTLWKGSKSVTGPDGNYAHYGVREFGMSAIANGIALHGGFIPYDATFLVFSDYARNAVRMSALIPAQVIHVYTHDSIGLGADGPTHQPIEHIPSLRYIPGNHVWRPCDDVESAVSWQQAIERKGKPSCLIFSRQNLKHQHRSDEQLAQIKQGGYVLSDPADGQFKAILLATGSEVELAMEASRALADAGVPVRVVSLPCAEVFDAQPLEYREAVLPGWCRARVAVEAALADYWRKYVGLDGEVIGMHSFGASAPGDVLLEHFGFTVPKVVDAVKRVIG, via the coding sequence ATGTCTGATCGTCGCGTACTTGCCAATGCCGTCCGGGCACTCGCCATGGATGCCGTGGAAGCTGCCAACAACGGCCATCCCGGCATGCCCATGGGCATGGCGGACATCGCCGAGGTGCTTTGGAACGATTTCTATTCGCACAGCCCCAACCAGCCGAAGTGGTTCAATCGCGATCGTTTCCTGCTGTCCAACGGACACGGTTCGATGCTGCAGTACGCGCTGCTGCATCTGTCGGGGTACGACTTGTCGATCAACGACCTCAAGCAGTTCCGCGAACTGCACTCCAAGACCCCGGGACACCCGGAATACAACGAGACCCCCGGTGTCGAGACCACCACCGGTCCGCTGGGACAGGGCTTCGCCAATGCGGTCGGCTTCGCTCTGGCCGAGAAGACACTGGCCGGGCATTACAACCGTCCCGGGCATGACATCGTCGACCACCACACCTTCGTGTTTCTCGGCGACGGCTGCATGATGGAAGGCGTTTCGCATGAAGCCGCCTCGCTGGCCGGTACCTGGAAGCTGGGCAAGCTGGTCGCGATCTATGATGACAATGGCATCTCGATCGATGGCGAAGTCCATGGCTGGTTCACCGACGATACCCCGAAGCGCTTCGAGGCCTATGGCTGGAAAGTGATCCGTGATGTCGACGGCCACAACCCCGAGGCCATCAAGGCTGCGCTGGCCGAGGCCGTCAGCGGTGGCGATCAGCCGGTGCTGATCTGCGCCAAGACCATCATCGGCTTTGGCGCCCCGCACAAGCAGGGCAAGGAAGAATCCCACGGCTCGCCGCTGGGCAAGGCCGAGATCGCGGCGGCCCGCGACGAGCTGGACTGGCGTCATGCCCCCTTCGAGATTCCGCAGGAAATCTACGCTGGATGGGATGCGCGCAAGGCCGGTGACGAGCGCGTGGCGAAGTGGGAGACGGCCTTTGCCGCCTATGCCCAGGCGTTCCCGGAACTGGCCGCCGAATTGCAGCAGCGCCTGAGTGGCGAGTTGCCGGCCGACTGGAGCGAGAAGTCGGCCGCCTATATCCGGCAGATCCAGGCCGCTGGCGGCGATGTTGCCACCCGCAAGGCCTCGCAGCAGGCCATCGGCGCCTTCGCCCCGCTGCTGCCGTCCCTGTTCGGTGGTTCCGCTGACCTGGCCCCGTCCAACCTGACGTTGTGGAAGGGCAGCAAGAGCGTGACCGGCCCGGATGGGAACTATGCCCACTACGGCGTGCGCGAGTTCGGCATGAGCGCGATTGCCAACGGCATCGCCCTGCATGGTGGCTTCATTCCCTATGACGCCACCTTCCTGGTGTTCTCCGACTATGCCCGCAACGCGGTGCGGATGAGTGCGTTGATTCCGGCCCAGGTCATCCACGTCTACACCCATGACTCCATCGGTCTGGGCGCCGACGGTCCGACCCATCAGCCGATCGAGCATATCCCCAGTCTGCGCTATATCCCGGGCAACCATGTCTGGCGCCCCTGCGACGACGTGGAGTCGGCGGTGTCCTGGCAGCAGGCGATCGAGCGCAAGGGCAAGCCCAGCTGCCTGATCTTCTCGCGCCAGAACCTGAAGCATCAGCATCGCAGCGACGAGCAGCTGGCCCAGATCAAGCAGGGCGGCTACGTCTTGTCCGATCCGGCCGACGGCCAGTTCAAGGCCATCCTGCTGGCGACCGGCTCGGAGGTGGAACTGGCGATGGAAGCTTCGCGGGCCCTCGCCGATGCCGGCGTGCCGGTGCGCGTGGTGTCATTGCCTTGCGCCGAGGTCTTCGATGCCCAGCCGCTGGAATACCGCGAAGCGGTGCTGCCGGGCTGGTGCCGTGCCCGCGTCGCGGTGGAAGCGGCTCTGGCCGACTACTGGCGCAAATATGTGGGCCTGGATGGCGAGGTGATCGGCATGCACTCCTTCGGTGCCTCGGCGCCGGGCGATGTGCTGCTGGAGCACTTCGGCTTCACCGTGCCCAAGGTAGTCGATGCGGTCAAGCGCGTGATCGGCTGA
- the rdgB gene encoding RdgB/HAM1 family non-canonical purine NTP pyrophosphatase, whose product MQRIILASSNAGKLAEFNRLFADAGIEVLPQSAFDIPDAEETGLSFVENALLKARHASRLAGLPALADDSGLCVNALNGAPGLYSARYAGTHGDAAANNRRLLAELDAESDRSAFFICLLVLVRHPEDPAPLIAEGRWQGRILNKAEGLQGFGYDPLFLPEGQTCSAAALAPEVKNQLSHRGQALRRLRRQWIDDVA is encoded by the coding sequence ATGCAACGCATCATTCTGGCCAGCAGCAATGCCGGCAAACTGGCCGAATTCAACAGGCTGTTCGCCGACGCCGGCATCGAGGTGCTGCCGCAGTCCGCATTCGACATCCCCGATGCCGAGGAAACCGGGCTGAGCTTCGTCGAGAACGCCCTGCTGAAAGCCCGTCATGCCTCCCGGCTGGCCGGCCTGCCGGCCTTGGCCGACGATTCGGGCCTGTGCGTGAATGCCTTGAACGGTGCGCCGGGCCTCTATTCGGCCCGCTATGCCGGCACGCATGGCGATGCGGCCGCCAACAATCGCAGGCTGCTGGCCGAACTCGATGCCGAGAGTGATCGCTCGGCCTTTTTCATCTGCCTGCTGGTCCTGGTACGACATCCGGAAGATCCCGCGCCGCTGATCGCCGAGGGCCGCTGGCAGGGCCGCATTCTGAACAAGGCTGAAGGTCTGCAGGGCTTCGGCTATGACCCCTTGTTCCTGCCGGAGGGTCAGACCTGCAGCGCCGCCGCGCTGGCTCCGGAAGTGAAGAACCAGCTCAGCCATCGCGGCCAGGCCTTGCGCCGGCTGCGCCGGCAATGGATCGACGATGTCGCCTGA
- the hemW gene encoding radical SAM family heme chaperone HemW yields the protein MSPEPVASTELPLALYIHMPWCVRKCPYCDFNSHGLKGMPDYPGYIDALLADLEADLADFGLDRQPRPVTSLFFGGGTPSLFAPELIARLLEGVRQRLPLADDAEITLETNPGTVEHGRFAGYRLAGINRISFGIQSFDDAKLVRLGRIHSADEARAAFAEARAAGFDNINLDLMYALPDQDLAGALADVEAAIALGPEHVSHYQLTLEPNTAFAAAPPPLPDDDAAWAMQEACQQRLADAGYRQYEVSAYAREGRRCRHNLNYWSFGDYLGIGAGAHGKLSDPAAGWLRRRSKQRLPRTYLAAAGGPARLGTDVDIPADDRVFEYMLNSLRLIDGTPLQQFPERTGLALGHIATALAEARARGWLEATPDRLQTTALGQRFLNDVITHFMD from the coding sequence ATGTCGCCTGAGCCTGTCGCCTCGACGGAGCTGCCGCTGGCGCTTTATATCCATATGCCATGGTGCGTGCGCAAATGTCCGTATTGCGATTTCAATTCGCATGGCCTGAAAGGCATGCCGGACTATCCCGGCTATATCGATGCCCTGCTGGCCGATCTGGAGGCCGACCTGGCCGATTTCGGACTGGATCGCCAGCCCCGCCCCGTCACCAGCCTCTTTTTCGGCGGCGGCACCCCCAGCCTGTTCGCGCCGGAACTGATCGCGCGCCTGCTCGAAGGCGTGCGGCAACGGCTGCCGCTGGCGGATGATGCCGAGATCACCCTGGAGACCAACCCCGGCACGGTCGAGCATGGTCGCTTTGCCGGCTATCGCCTGGCCGGCATCAACCGGATCTCCTTCGGTATCCAGAGTTTCGACGATGCCAAGCTGGTCCGGCTAGGCCGCATCCACTCGGCCGACGAAGCGCGTGCCGCCTTCGCCGAGGCCCGCGCGGCCGGCTTCGACAATATCAATCTGGACCTGATGTACGCCCTGCCGGATCAGGATCTGGCCGGCGCCCTGGCCGATGTCGAGGCCGCCATCGCTCTGGGTCCCGAGCATGTCTCGCACTACCAGCTGACCCTGGAACCCAATACCGCCTTTGCTGCTGCACCGCCGCCTCTGCCCGATGACGATGCCGCCTGGGCCATGCAGGAAGCCTGCCAGCAACGCCTGGCCGACGCCGGCTACCGGCAGTACGAGGTCTCGGCCTATGCCCGCGAAGGCCGCCGCTGTCGCCACAATCTGAACTATTGGTCGTTTGGCGATTATCTGGGAATCGGTGCCGGCGCCCATGGCAAACTCAGCGATCCGGCCGCCGGCTGGCTGCGGCGCCGGTCCAAGCAACGACTGCCCAGAACCTATCTGGCCGCCGCCGGCGGACCGGCCAGACTGGGTACCGATGTCGACATCCCCGCGGATGATCGCGTGTTCGAATATATGCTCAACAGCCTGCGGCTGATCGACGGCACTCCGCTGCAGCAGTTCCCGGAACGGACCGGCCTGGCTCTGGGGCATATCGCGACCGCCCTGGCCGAAGCCCGGGCCAGAGGCTGGCTGGAGGCGACCCCTGATCGGCTGCAGACCACGGCGCTGGGGCAGCGTTTCCTGAATGACGTGATCACCCATTTCATGGATTGA
- a CDS encoding cell division protein ZapA, which yields MNTTPEPVALRLLDREFHIACAPEELEGLLESAQFLDRKMRELKANARTPGFDRIAVLAAISITHELLQTRKQKQQADPELTEDLALLRRKLEQALAAHVK from the coding sequence ATGAACACCACCCCTGAGCCGGTCGCCCTGCGACTGCTGGACCGAGAATTCCATATCGCCTGCGCCCCGGAGGAACTGGAAGGCCTGCTGGAATCGGCCCAGTTCCTGGACCGCAAGATGCGCGAACTCAAAGCCAATGCCCGCACCCCCGGTTTCGACCGCATCGCGGTGCTGGCCGCGATCAGCATCACCCACGAGCTGCTGCAGACCCGCAAGCAGAAGCAGCAGGCCGACCCGGAGCTGACCGAGGACCTTGCGCTATTGCGTCGCAAGCTTGAACAGGCACTCGCCGCCCACGTAAAATAG